One stretch of Salarias fasciatus chromosome 19, fSalaFa1.1, whole genome shotgun sequence DNA includes these proteins:
- the LOC115406322 gene encoding adiponectin-like, with product MKLHTKVNTTENLQHNLNTELQVRLRDNEKHLEDLNTLNTDLTSELMKLYTKVNTTENLQHNLNTELQVRLRDNEKHLEDLNTLNTELQVRLRDNEKQLEDLNTPNTGELKVAFSAGLTDSGAVGPFDQETTLIFSKTFTNVGGAYDRTSGVFTAPVGGIYFFSFTAADYLKGYMGLHLYRNEKPVVFSLDLNDHGGYTSASTAVSLQLDRGDSVRLSLPASYRLYDDSRNFSIFSGFLLFAV from the exons ATGAAGCTGCACACAAAAGTCAACACAACTGAGAATCTGCAACACAACCTGAACACAG AGCTGCAGGTCAGAC TGAGAGACAAcgagaaacatctggaagacctgaacacactgaacacag atctgacctctgaactcatGAAGCTGTACACAAAAGTCAACACAACTGAGAATCTGCAACACAACCTGAACACAG agctgCAGGTCAGACTGAGAGACAAcgagaaacatctggaagacctgaacacactgaacacag AGCTGCAGGTCAGACTGAGAGACAACGAGAAACAGCTGGAAGACCTGAACACACCAAACACAG GtgagctgaaggtggcgttctcGGCTGGTCTGACTGATTCAGGAGCCGTCGGGCCTTTCGACCAAGAGACCACGCTCATCTTTTCCAAAACCTTCACCAACGTGGGCGGAGCCTATGACCGGACGTCAG GCGTGTTCACTGCTCCTGTCGGAGGAATTTACTTCTTCAGCTTCACGGCTGCGGACTACCTGAAGGGCTACATGGGTCTGCACCTGTACCGCAACGAGAAGCCCGTCGTCTTCAGCCTGGACCTCAACGACCATGGTGGCTacacctccgcctccaccgccgtGTCCCTGCAGCTGGACCGGGGCGACAGTGTGCGCCTGAGCCTGCCCGCCTCCTACCGGCTCTACGACGACTCCAGGAACTTCAGCATCTTCTCGGGCTTCCTGCTGTTCGCTGTGTGA
- the mapkbp1 gene encoding mitogen-activated protein kinase-binding protein 1 isoform X2 produces MSMEGSGTIRSRIKNLLHRSPSIRLRRSGAARQRSDPRDKVTLEKVLGITAPGNRALACDPRTGLLAYPAGCVVVLLNPRKNKQHHIFNSSRKAITTLAFSPDGKYVVTGESGHMPAVRLWDVSECLQVSELQEHKYGIACVAFSPNGKYIVSVGYQHDMVVNVWNWKKNVVVAANKVSSKVTAVSFSDDSSYFVTAGNRHVKFWYLDHAKTSKVNATVPLLGRSGLLGELRNNFFSDVACGRGRQAASTFCITSSGLLCEFNDRRLLDKWVELRTAQATCLSVSEELIFCGCSDGTVRVFSPVNLHFLCTLPRPHCLGADISNMVDASQLFSFRPESRYPDTVAVSYDGTNRWLSCVYNDHSVYVWDVRDLRDSRDLRRAGKLYSALYHSSCVWSLEVYPAGGAAGGEARLPPGAFLSCSSDNTIRLWNIDGHNVLHKNILSQDLQKVIYVEDNLSSLLDTDSVAVSSEKAGLSGAEGQQVEQTRVGIRTLRVSPDGQHLASGDRMGVLRIHDLSSMEEILNVQAHDSEILCLEFSKPDTGLQLLATASRDRLIHVLDAGQDYSLVQTLDEHSSSITAVRFAANEGKVRMISCGADKSVYFRTAQQTEEGLEFRRTHHAVRKTTLYDMDVEPTRKYAAVGCQDRTIRIFNISNGKQKKVYKGSQGEDGTLIKVQIDPSGLYIATSCSDKNISIFDFYSGECVASMFGHSEIVTGLKFSSDCRHLITVSGDSCIFVWRLNPELTIKMKQRLAELRPPAGAANSQNAPLQRTVKLSNSSPRVVAMSSDSDKDEEEEEDEEEEELQSPFMVTAGPVLEETDDSNQTNATDGTKGAPAGRLPRRRWSRRTAGADSVLVVKSMLDLRLLDSYRPDGEEEQEEAQQEAQQEGKTHPQDVGNAHCHPRGRSHGVEAGLHRTNQQLGSTISLQVEDEARTNPRPDFILLANQSPDREVPVLYPDHWEDRVSLAGSEFQVKEASPVAADGRQDKPSPDSGCSLGFSSRLSSPDRRAGDDWEQTEPLDGNSEEEDEDGGQGGAALGTSHPVPQTPDQEAFLKENFVTLAELSPSGSPSRASHSSTESLSISSRFLSKNTSRTVLPLPSRTCGGGAGEVKTHPLVSEVRPLTQERRVSWKQDQNQNQEQTPSQQHQAQASQNQDQQDPDQSLDLNQSSVEGSSETQLAQQPPPLKKKVQTAADSRRNPGPVARAVASHLSSSSGLRKTQSVQSLLSESGDPSVFQSTPRPSREVSPQLLPPQRPTTLPSSPRRPPSSAPPPQRQTPASPQQEVAPGAASRKSSSLSSTPCRSYMSPTASSMAKMSRSVSMGDGLNEAADDSAAAPLSSGGNSASQVKETSSPVVAVVPSISALATPPHAAVVPVLASSSSSSLGNHGNQAAPPPRSLQARVPGSSRPLPDKPSLASFSPSSKSAATPSSSSVPGRPPPVSISPLPPPQQEGEEPPSPAGGPEETDEADEPISVENCRALANELQSCFRRAAHLYRKVSGASLDDSAPDQRQMSLLLSEAFLAMRAELDSLPLSTPSMLGEEGGGLGGVGEVKTAALLEEYSLLLLQAVHRRINTSSS; encoded by the exons ATGAGCATGGAGGGAAGCGGCACGATCCGCAGCCGCATCAAGAACCTGCTGCACCGCTCCCCGTCCATCCGGCTGAGGAGGAGCGGCGCCGCGCGGCAGCGGAGCGACCCGCGCGACAAG GTGACCTTGGAGAAGGTTCTGGGTATCACGGCTCCAGGGAACCGGGCACTAGCCTGTGACCCCCGAACAGGACTATTGGCATATCCTGCAGG ctgtgtcGTCGTGCTGCTGAATCCTCGGAAGAACAAACAGCATCACAtcttcaacagctccag gaaggCCATCACCACACTGGCTTTTTCTCCCGATGGGAAATATGTGGTCACAGGAGAG AGCGGTCACATGCCGGCGGTGCGGCTGTGGGACGTGTCCGAATGTCTGCAGGTGTCGGAGCTGCAGGAACATAAATACGGCATAGCCTGCGTGGCGTTTTCCCCCAACGGGAAGTACATCGTGAGCGTGGGCTACCAGCACGACATGGTGGTCAACGTGTGGAACTGGAAG AAAAACGTGGTGGTGGCAGCCAATAAGGTGTCCAGCAAGGTCACCGCCGTGTCCTTCTCGGACGACAGCTCCTACTTCGTTACCGCCGGCAACCGACATGTCAAGTTCTGGTACCTGGACCATGCCAAGACCTCCAAG GTCAACGCCACGGTGCCGCTGCTGGGGCGCTcggggctgctgggagagcTCAGGAACAACTTCTTCAGCGACGTGGCGTGTGGGCGGGGCCGGCAGGCTGCCTCCACCTTCTGCATCACCTCCTCCGGCCTGCTGTGCGAGTTCAACGACCGGCGACTCCTCGACAAGTGGGTGGAGCTGCGG acggCTCAGGCGACCTGCCTCTCAGTGTCCGAGGAGCTGATCTTCTGCGGCTGCTCTGATGGAACCGTTCGAGTCTTCAGTCCCGTGAACCTGCACTTCCTGTGTACTTTACCCCGTCCGCACTGTCTGGGAGCCGACATCAGCAATATGGTGGATGCcag tcagctgttctcCTTCAGGCCGGAGTCTCGTTACCCAGACACGGTAGCGGTGAGCTACGACGGGACGAATCGCTGGCTGTCGTGCGTCTATAACGACcacagtgtgtatgtgtgggacGTCCGTGACCTCCGCGACTCCCGCGACCTCCGCCGGGCGGGAAAGCTCTACTCGGCTCTGTATCACTCGTCCTGCGTGTGgagtctggag gtgtaCCCAGCGGGGGGAGCAGCAGGGGGTGAGGCCCGTCTGCCTCCCGGAGCCTTCCTGTCCTGCTCCTCAGACAACACCATCCGACTGTGGAACATCGACGGACACAACGTCCTCCACAAGAACATCCTGAGCCAA GACCTGCAGAAGGTCATCTACGTGGAGGACAACCTGAGCAGCCTCCTGGACACAGACAGCGTGGCGGTCAGCTCAGAGAAGGCGGGGCTGTCGGGGGCGGAgggccagcaggtggagcagaccCGGGTGGGCATCCGGACCCTGCGGGTCAGTCCCGATGGACAGCACCTGGCCTCGGGAGACCGCATGGGGGTGctcag gatccACGATCTGAGCAGCATGGAGGAGATCCTGAACGTTCAGGCTCACGACTCTGAGATCCTCTGCCTTGAGTTTTCTAAACCAGACACAG gTCTGCAGTTATTGGCCACGGCCAGCAGGGACCGTCTGATCCACGTTCTGGACGCGGGGCAGGACTACAGTCTGGTTCAGACTCTGGATGAACACTCGTCCTCCATCACCGCCGTCAGATTCGCAG CCAATGAGGGGAAGGTGAGGATGATCAGCTGCGGCGCCGACAAGAGCGTCTACTTTCGCACAGCGCAGCAG ACCGAGGAGGGTCTGGAGTTCAGGAGGACTCATCACGCCGTGAGGAAGACCACTCTGTACGACATGGACGTGGAGCCCACCAGGAAGTACGCAGCGGTGGGCTGTCAGGACCGCACCATCAG GATCTTTAACATCAGTAACGGGAAACAGAAGAAGGTGTATAAAGGTTCccagggtgaggacgggactCTCATTAAG GTGCAGATCGACCCTTCCGGTCTCTACATCGCCACTTCCTGCTCCGACAAGAACATCAGCATCTTCGACTTCTACTCCGGAGAGTGCGTGGCCTCCATGTTCGGGCActcag AAATCGTCACAGGTTTGAAGTTCAGCAGCGACTGCAGACATCTGATCACCGTGTCAGGAGACAG ctgcatCTTTGTGTGGCGTCTGAATCCAGAGTTGACCATCAAGATGAAGCAGCGCCTTGCTGAACTTCGACCGCCCGCCGGCGCTGCcaactcccagaatgcaccacTGCAGAGAACTGTGAAGCTGAG TAATTCGTCTCCTCGTGTCGTCGCCATGTCGTCCGACAGCGAcaaggatgaagaggaggaggaggatgaggaagaggaggagctccagTCTCCTTTTATGGTCACAGCAGGACCGGTTCTGGAGGAGACAG ACGACTCGAACCAGACGAACGCCACCGATGGAACAAAG GGGGCGCCGGCGGGCCGACTCCCTCGCCGCCGCTGGTCCCGGAGGACGGCCGGCGCCGACAGTGTTCTGGTGGTGAAGTCCATGCTGGACCTGAGGCTGCTGGACTCGTACCGGCCCgacggggaggaggagcaggaggaggcgcagcAGGAGGCGCAGCAGGAG GGAAAGACACACCCCCAGGATGTTGGCAACGCCCACTGCCATCCGAGGGGGAGGAGTCACGGTGTGGAGGCGGGGCTTCACAGGACCAATCAACAGCTGGGGAGTACAATCAGTCTGCAG GTGGAGGATGAGGCGAGGACCAATCCCAGGCCTGACTTCATCctgctggccaatcagagccCCGACAGGGAAGTTCCAGTGCTGTACCCCGATCACTGGGAGGACAGAGTGAGCCTGGCTGGCAG TGAGTTTCAGGTGAAGGAGGCGAGTCCAGTGGCTGCTGATGGACGGCAGGACAAACCCAGTCCAGACAGCGGCTGCTCTCTGGGATTCAGCTCCAGACTGTCCAGTCCAGACAGacgtgcaggagacg ACTGGGAGCAAACGGAGCCTCTGGATGGGAActccgaggaggaggacgaagacggAGGACAAGGAGGTGCAGCGCTCGGCACCTCCCACCCCGTCCCTCAGACCCCGGACCAGGAGGCCTTCCTCAAGGAGAACTTTGTCACACTGGCAGAGCTCTCGCCTTCAG GAAGTCCAAGCAGAGCGTCACACAGCTCCACTGAGAGCCTGAGCatctcctccaggttcctctccaAGAACaccag TCGGACCGTGTTGCCGCTCCCCTCCCGGACCTGTGGGGGCGGCGCCGGGGAGGTGAAGACCCACCCTCTGGTCTCTGAAGTCCGACCTCTGACTCAAGAGAGGAGGGTTTCCTGGaagcaggaccagaaccagaaccaggaacagacCCCCTCACAACAGCACCAAGCACAGGCTTCACAGAACCAGGACCAACAAGACCCAGACCAGAGCCTGGACCTGAACCAGAGCTCTGTGGAGGGTTCCTCTGAGACCCAGCTGGCCCAGCAGCCCCCGCCGCTGAAGAAAAAGGTTCAGACCGCGGCGGACTCCAGAAGGAACCCGGGCCCTGTCGCCCGGGCTGTCGCCTCGcacctcagctcctcctctggcctCCGAAAGACTCAGTCAGTCCAGAGTCTGCTGAGCGAATCAG GTGACCCTTCAGTCTTCCAGTCAACCCCTCGTCCGTCTCGAGAGGTGTcccctcagctcctcccccCTCAGCGCCCCACCACTCTGCCCTCCTCCCCCAGACGCCCCCCGtcctcagccccgcccccccagagacagacccCCGCCTCCCCGCAGCAGGAAGTGGCTCCAGGAGCAGCATCGAGGAAGTCTTCATCCTTGTCCTCCACGCCGTGTCGCTCCTACATGAGTCCCACCGCCAGCTCCATGGCCAAGATGTcgcgctccgtctccatgggCGACGGCCTCAACGAAGCGGCTGATGACTCTGCCGCGGCGCCGCTGTCCTCGGGGGGGAATTCAGCCTCTCAGGTCAAAGAGACGTCCTCTCCCGTTGTTGCCGTGGTGCCCTCCATTTCAGctctggccacgccccctcacgcCGCCGTGGTCCCCGTCCTGGCTTCCTCGTCGTCGTCATCGCTgggtaaccatggtaaccaaGCAGCCCCTCCCCCACGCAGTCTCCAGGCTCGCGTCCCTGGCAGCAGCCGGCCGCTCCCCGACAAACCCTCGCTGGCTTCCTTCTCACCTTCCTCAAAGTCGGCCGCCACACCTTCGTCTTCCTCGGTGCCAGGCCGGCCTCCCCCGGTCTCCATCTCCCCCTTACCTCCCCCccagcaggagggggaggagcctccgAGTCCCGCAGGAGGTCCTGAGGAGACAGACGAAGCAG acgagccaatcagcgtgGAGAACTGCCGCGCGctggccaatgagctgcagagctgcttcaggagAGCCGCGCACCTGTACAGGAAG gtcAGCGGCGCCTCCCTGGACGACTCCGCTCCCGACCAGCGGCAGAtgtctctcctcctgtcagaGGCCTTCCTGGCCATGAGGGCGGAGCTGGACTCGCTGCCGCTCAGCACGccgagcatgctgggagaggaggggggaggactgGGAGGAGTGGGGGAGGTGAAGACCgcggcgctgctggaggagtaCAGCCTCCTGCTACTGCAGGCCGTGCACCGCCGCatcaacacctcctcctcctga
- the mapkbp1 gene encoding mitogen-activated protein kinase-binding protein 1 isoform X1, with protein MSMEGSGTIRSRIKNLLHRSPSIRLRRSGAARQRSDPRDKVTLEKVLGITAPGNRALACDPRTGLLAYPAGCVVVLLNPRKNKQHHIFNSSRKAITTLAFSPDGKYVVTGESGHMPAVRLWDVSECLQVSELQEHKYGIACVAFSPNGKYIVSVGYQHDMVVNVWNWKKNVVVAANKVSSKVTAVSFSDDSSYFVTAGNRHVKFWYLDHAKTSKVNATVPLLGRSGLLGELRNNFFSDVACGRGRQAASTFCITSSGLLCEFNDRRLLDKWVELRTAQATCLSVSEELIFCGCSDGTVRVFSPVNLHFLCTLPRPHCLGADISNMVDASQLFSFRPESRYPDTVAVSYDGTNRWLSCVYNDHSVYVWDVRDLRDSRDLRRAGKLYSALYHSSCVWSLEVYPAGGAAGGEARLPPGAFLSCSSDNTIRLWNIDGHNVLHKNILSQDLQKVIYVEDNLSSLLDTDSVAVSSEKAGLSGAEGQQVEQTRVGIRTLRVSPDGQHLASGDRMGVLRIHDLSSMEEILNVQAHDSEILCLEFSKPDTGLQLLATASRDRLIHVLDAGQDYSLVQTLDEHSSSITAVRFAANEGKVRMISCGADKSVYFRTAQQTEEGLEFRRTHHAVRKTTLYDMDVEPTRKYAAVGCQDRTIRIFNISNGKQKKVYKGSQGEDGTLIKVQIDPSGLYIATSCSDKNISIFDFYSGECVASMFGHSEIVTGLKFSSDCRHLITVSGDSCIFVWRLNPELTIKMKQRLAELRPPAGAANSQNAPLQRTVKLSNSSPRVVAMSSDSDKDEEEEEDEEEEELQSPFMVTAGPVLEETDDSNQTNATDGTKGAPAGRLPRRRWSRRTAGADSVLVVKSMLDLRLLDSYRPDGEEEQEEAQQEAQQEGKTHPQDVGNAHCHPRGRSHGVEAGLHRTNQQLGSTISLQVTTAWVEDEARTNPRPDFILLANQSPDREVPVLYPDHWEDRVSLAGSEFQVKEASPVAADGRQDKPSPDSGCSLGFSSRLSSPDRRAGDDWEQTEPLDGNSEEEDEDGGQGGAALGTSHPVPQTPDQEAFLKENFVTLAELSPSGSPSRASHSSTESLSISSRFLSKNTSRTVLPLPSRTCGGGAGEVKTHPLVSEVRPLTQERRVSWKQDQNQNQEQTPSQQHQAQASQNQDQQDPDQSLDLNQSSVEGSSETQLAQQPPPLKKKVQTAADSRRNPGPVARAVASHLSSSSGLRKTQSVQSLLSESGDPSVFQSTPRPSREVSPQLLPPQRPTTLPSSPRRPPSSAPPPQRQTPASPQQEVAPGAASRKSSSLSSTPCRSYMSPTASSMAKMSRSVSMGDGLNEAADDSAAAPLSSGGNSASQVKETSSPVVAVVPSISALATPPHAAVVPVLASSSSSSLGNHGNQAAPPPRSLQARVPGSSRPLPDKPSLASFSPSSKSAATPSSSSVPGRPPPVSISPLPPPQQEGEEPPSPAGGPEETDEADEPISVENCRALANELQSCFRRAAHLYRKVSGASLDDSAPDQRQMSLLLSEAFLAMRAELDSLPLSTPSMLGEEGGGLGGVGEVKTAALLEEYSLLLLQAVHRRINTSSS; from the exons ATGAGCATGGAGGGAAGCGGCACGATCCGCAGCCGCATCAAGAACCTGCTGCACCGCTCCCCGTCCATCCGGCTGAGGAGGAGCGGCGCCGCGCGGCAGCGGAGCGACCCGCGCGACAAG GTGACCTTGGAGAAGGTTCTGGGTATCACGGCTCCAGGGAACCGGGCACTAGCCTGTGACCCCCGAACAGGACTATTGGCATATCCTGCAGG ctgtgtcGTCGTGCTGCTGAATCCTCGGAAGAACAAACAGCATCACAtcttcaacagctccag gaaggCCATCACCACACTGGCTTTTTCTCCCGATGGGAAATATGTGGTCACAGGAGAG AGCGGTCACATGCCGGCGGTGCGGCTGTGGGACGTGTCCGAATGTCTGCAGGTGTCGGAGCTGCAGGAACATAAATACGGCATAGCCTGCGTGGCGTTTTCCCCCAACGGGAAGTACATCGTGAGCGTGGGCTACCAGCACGACATGGTGGTCAACGTGTGGAACTGGAAG AAAAACGTGGTGGTGGCAGCCAATAAGGTGTCCAGCAAGGTCACCGCCGTGTCCTTCTCGGACGACAGCTCCTACTTCGTTACCGCCGGCAACCGACATGTCAAGTTCTGGTACCTGGACCATGCCAAGACCTCCAAG GTCAACGCCACGGTGCCGCTGCTGGGGCGCTcggggctgctgggagagcTCAGGAACAACTTCTTCAGCGACGTGGCGTGTGGGCGGGGCCGGCAGGCTGCCTCCACCTTCTGCATCACCTCCTCCGGCCTGCTGTGCGAGTTCAACGACCGGCGACTCCTCGACAAGTGGGTGGAGCTGCGG acggCTCAGGCGACCTGCCTCTCAGTGTCCGAGGAGCTGATCTTCTGCGGCTGCTCTGATGGAACCGTTCGAGTCTTCAGTCCCGTGAACCTGCACTTCCTGTGTACTTTACCCCGTCCGCACTGTCTGGGAGCCGACATCAGCAATATGGTGGATGCcag tcagctgttctcCTTCAGGCCGGAGTCTCGTTACCCAGACACGGTAGCGGTGAGCTACGACGGGACGAATCGCTGGCTGTCGTGCGTCTATAACGACcacagtgtgtatgtgtgggacGTCCGTGACCTCCGCGACTCCCGCGACCTCCGCCGGGCGGGAAAGCTCTACTCGGCTCTGTATCACTCGTCCTGCGTGTGgagtctggag gtgtaCCCAGCGGGGGGAGCAGCAGGGGGTGAGGCCCGTCTGCCTCCCGGAGCCTTCCTGTCCTGCTCCTCAGACAACACCATCCGACTGTGGAACATCGACGGACACAACGTCCTCCACAAGAACATCCTGAGCCAA GACCTGCAGAAGGTCATCTACGTGGAGGACAACCTGAGCAGCCTCCTGGACACAGACAGCGTGGCGGTCAGCTCAGAGAAGGCGGGGCTGTCGGGGGCGGAgggccagcaggtggagcagaccCGGGTGGGCATCCGGACCCTGCGGGTCAGTCCCGATGGACAGCACCTGGCCTCGGGAGACCGCATGGGGGTGctcag gatccACGATCTGAGCAGCATGGAGGAGATCCTGAACGTTCAGGCTCACGACTCTGAGATCCTCTGCCTTGAGTTTTCTAAACCAGACACAG gTCTGCAGTTATTGGCCACGGCCAGCAGGGACCGTCTGATCCACGTTCTGGACGCGGGGCAGGACTACAGTCTGGTTCAGACTCTGGATGAACACTCGTCCTCCATCACCGCCGTCAGATTCGCAG CCAATGAGGGGAAGGTGAGGATGATCAGCTGCGGCGCCGACAAGAGCGTCTACTTTCGCACAGCGCAGCAG ACCGAGGAGGGTCTGGAGTTCAGGAGGACTCATCACGCCGTGAGGAAGACCACTCTGTACGACATGGACGTGGAGCCCACCAGGAAGTACGCAGCGGTGGGCTGTCAGGACCGCACCATCAG GATCTTTAACATCAGTAACGGGAAACAGAAGAAGGTGTATAAAGGTTCccagggtgaggacgggactCTCATTAAG GTGCAGATCGACCCTTCCGGTCTCTACATCGCCACTTCCTGCTCCGACAAGAACATCAGCATCTTCGACTTCTACTCCGGAGAGTGCGTGGCCTCCATGTTCGGGCActcag AAATCGTCACAGGTTTGAAGTTCAGCAGCGACTGCAGACATCTGATCACCGTGTCAGGAGACAG ctgcatCTTTGTGTGGCGTCTGAATCCAGAGTTGACCATCAAGATGAAGCAGCGCCTTGCTGAACTTCGACCGCCCGCCGGCGCTGCcaactcccagaatgcaccacTGCAGAGAACTGTGAAGCTGAG TAATTCGTCTCCTCGTGTCGTCGCCATGTCGTCCGACAGCGAcaaggatgaagaggaggaggaggatgaggaagaggaggagctccagTCTCCTTTTATGGTCACAGCAGGACCGGTTCTGGAGGAGACAG ACGACTCGAACCAGACGAACGCCACCGATGGAACAAAG GGGGCGCCGGCGGGCCGACTCCCTCGCCGCCGCTGGTCCCGGAGGACGGCCGGCGCCGACAGTGTTCTGGTGGTGAAGTCCATGCTGGACCTGAGGCTGCTGGACTCGTACCGGCCCgacggggaggaggagcaggaggaggcgcagcAGGAGGCGCAGCAGGAG GGAAAGACACACCCCCAGGATGTTGGCAACGCCCACTGCCATCCGAGGGGGAGGAGTCACGGTGTGGAGGCGGGGCTTCACAGGACCAATCAACAGCTGGGGAGTACAATCAGTCTGCAGGTCACTACTGCatgg GTGGAGGATGAGGCGAGGACCAATCCCAGGCCTGACTTCATCctgctggccaatcagagccCCGACAGGGAAGTTCCAGTGCTGTACCCCGATCACTGGGAGGACAGAGTGAGCCTGGCTGGCAG TGAGTTTCAGGTGAAGGAGGCGAGTCCAGTGGCTGCTGATGGACGGCAGGACAAACCCAGTCCAGACAGCGGCTGCTCTCTGGGATTCAGCTCCAGACTGTCCAGTCCAGACAGacgtgcaggagacg ACTGGGAGCAAACGGAGCCTCTGGATGGGAActccgaggaggaggacgaagacggAGGACAAGGAGGTGCAGCGCTCGGCACCTCCCACCCCGTCCCTCAGACCCCGGACCAGGAGGCCTTCCTCAAGGAGAACTTTGTCACACTGGCAGAGCTCTCGCCTTCAG GAAGTCCAAGCAGAGCGTCACACAGCTCCACTGAGAGCCTGAGCatctcctccaggttcctctccaAGAACaccag TCGGACCGTGTTGCCGCTCCCCTCCCGGACCTGTGGGGGCGGCGCCGGGGAGGTGAAGACCCACCCTCTGGTCTCTGAAGTCCGACCTCTGACTCAAGAGAGGAGGGTTTCCTGGaagcaggaccagaaccagaaccaggaacagacCCCCTCACAACAGCACCAAGCACAGGCTTCACAGAACCAGGACCAACAAGACCCAGACCAGAGCCTGGACCTGAACCAGAGCTCTGTGGAGGGTTCCTCTGAGACCCAGCTGGCCCAGCAGCCCCCGCCGCTGAAGAAAAAGGTTCAGACCGCGGCGGACTCCAGAAGGAACCCGGGCCCTGTCGCCCGGGCTGTCGCCTCGcacctcagctcctcctctggcctCCGAAAGACTCAGTCAGTCCAGAGTCTGCTGAGCGAATCAG GTGACCCTTCAGTCTTCCAGTCAACCCCTCGTCCGTCTCGAGAGGTGTcccctcagctcctcccccCTCAGCGCCCCACCACTCTGCCCTCCTCCCCCAGACGCCCCCCGtcctcagccccgcccccccagagacagacccCCGCCTCCCCGCAGCAGGAAGTGGCTCCAGGAGCAGCATCGAGGAAGTCTTCATCCTTGTCCTCCACGCCGTGTCGCTCCTACATGAGTCCCACCGCCAGCTCCATGGCCAAGATGTcgcgctccgtctccatgggCGACGGCCTCAACGAAGCGGCTGATGACTCTGCCGCGGCGCCGCTGTCCTCGGGGGGGAATTCAGCCTCTCAGGTCAAAGAGACGTCCTCTCCCGTTGTTGCCGTGGTGCCCTCCATTTCAGctctggccacgccccctcacgcCGCCGTGGTCCCCGTCCTGGCTTCCTCGTCGTCGTCATCGCTgggtaaccatggtaaccaaGCAGCCCCTCCCCCACGCAGTCTCCAGGCTCGCGTCCCTGGCAGCAGCCGGCCGCTCCCCGACAAACCCTCGCTGGCTTCCTTCTCACCTTCCTCAAAGTCGGCCGCCACACCTTCGTCTTCCTCGGTGCCAGGCCGGCCTCCCCCGGTCTCCATCTCCCCCTTACCTCCCCCccagcaggagggggaggagcctccgAGTCCCGCAGGAGGTCCTGAGGAGACAGACGAAGCAG acgagccaatcagcgtgGAGAACTGCCGCGCGctggccaatgagctgcagagctgcttcaggagAGCCGCGCACCTGTACAGGAAG gtcAGCGGCGCCTCCCTGGACGACTCCGCTCCCGACCAGCGGCAGAtgtctctcctcctgtcagaGGCCTTCCTGGCCATGAGGGCGGAGCTGGACTCGCTGCCGCTCAGCACGccgagcatgctgggagaggaggggggaggactgGGAGGAGTGGGGGAGGTGAAGACCgcggcgctgctggaggagtaCAGCCTCCTGCTACTGCAGGCCGTGCACCGCCGCatcaacacctcctcctcctga